Below is a genomic region from Triticum dicoccoides isolate Atlit2015 ecotype Zavitan chromosome 5A, WEW_v2.0, whole genome shotgun sequence.
CCATCACGTCACGGGCAACGGCGGACCCAAACCAAGTCCCATCCCCCAATCCGCGTAAACCGCCAAGGGAAGAACAGAGGGTAACACGGCCTCGCAGTTGGCACCCCACCCTACACCACAGCCGCGCTTCCCCGCTATCGCACCAAAAACGCTAGTCTAGTCCAGGACACAAGTCACCCGAGGTTGACGCAATACCGGATCCACGAGTCAGATTCCCACCTGAAAACACATCCAAAATCCATCCACGGCAGCGGCAGCCCGCCAGTATTGTGCGCTCTAGAAAACAAGACTAGTAGTATATCGCGTCCGTCGCCTGCGCGCAACCTGCCAGCCTCCTACTATACATACCGCCCCGCGCCCCCATCAAGCCATCCATCGCCTCTCACTCCCTCGCCTCCTGTCAGTCCAAGATCAGGACAATGGGGAAGATGAGGGGCACGGTGGCGTTGGCTCTTCTCGTCCTCGCGCTGTCGTCGCTGCCCCCGGCGTGCCTCGCCGTGACGTCGCCGTACGTGCGCCCGAGGCCCAGGGCGACGCTCTCATTGCGCCGGGACGCCGACGCCGGCGGCCAGACGCCGCAGCAGGTACGTACCGCGCGTCTGCTCAGATCAATACTCCCCGTAGATAGATGGCGATGTCGCTTCTTTCTCGGCGGGGTTTCTTCCGTCACCTTTAGATCCTGAGACACCGACCGGCCTGCGTGATCAGGCCATTTTGCAATCTGAAATCCTGAAATGCCATGTCAGTTGTTCGTCCCCGTGGAGACCATTCCCTTGTTTCATTTTTCTGTTGGATTGAGTGTTAGTGGAAGAAAAGTGTTTTGTACATGAGTGACAAGTCCATCACTCCAACCAAAATCCTAACCCCCGCAGCAACAACCATCCCCTCTGCTGCTCTGCTTTGGAGTTCCTCGTGATCTTGATTTTGGTTGTCGTTCCTGACCATGTTGATGTCGGCATGTGGTTTGGCCTAGGCGCCATAGTTTGGTGAGTCCCACTAGCACATTTCTTGGCAGTACCTTAATATGGTCCATGGAGGAAAGCAGGAGCGCTGCAAATTTGTATAGaacctactactactagtatagtgctgCAATTTAATGATGGCAATCTTGAGCCACCGCCCATGCCTTGCCTTTTCCTTCCTTGAGGAAAGCAACCAAACCAAAACTGGATACGAGTGTTTCATTATCTGCCAAACTTTGGCCGGCCTGTGTGAAACTATACCGCATCAGAGCACTGAATTGTTGGTATGGACAGTTCACGCTAGAAACCATAAACCACCGCCTTTGAATGTTCACACTTGCATTCAGTGTATCCGTTTATGCAAATTAGGATACTTTTCAGTCTAATTTTGCCCGCCTTCTCTTTCCTAACTGTTGGAAAGTTTCCTAATGTGCATTAGAAGACTGACAAAATCTGACATCAAGCTTCATCTCATGAACGATAGATAGTGTGTATTAAGACTCGTTTaacatcacacttgatgtggttgaAAGCTCTTGCGAAATGCTTTGCTTGGCGCTAAGCCAATATTCACCGTTAAATGCCCCAAAAAGTTATTACTACTAGTGGATTTGAATCATTATGTGGTACAACTTTCAGGCGCATGTGTCGGCTGTGGGCCCTGACAAGATGAGGGTGACATGGATCACCGACGACGACGCACCGGCGACGGTGGACTACGGCACGGCTTCAGGCCAGTACCCCTTCTCCGCCACCGGAACCACCGCCGTTTACTCCTACCTCTTGTACCACTCGGGGAACATCCACGACGCCGTCGTCGGCCCACTGAAACCCAGCACCACCTACTACTACCGCTGCAGCTCCGACACGTCGCGGGAGTTCTCCTTCCGAACGCCCCCGTCAGTCCTCCCCTTCACCTTCGTCATTGCCGGTAATGTCCCTGCATGCATCTTGCCGTTAGAGTCTCAGTTTTTCCGTTTCAGTTTTCAAAGTCTCATACAATGGAATGCGGACGCGCATCCATGCAGGCGACCTGGGCCAGACGGAGTGGACCAACTCCACGCTGCAGCACATCGCCGCCGCCGACTACGACATGCTGCTCCTGCCCGGCGACCTGTCGTACGCCGACCTGGACCAGCCGCGCTGGGACTCGTACGGACGCCTGGTGGAGCCCCTGGCGAGCGCGCGGCCCTGGATGGTGACCGAGGGCAACCACGAGGTGGAGAAGATCCCCCTCATCGAGCGCCACCCCTTCAAGGCCTA
It encodes:
- the LOC119297675 gene encoding probable purple acid phosphatase 20; this translates as MGKMRGTVALALLVLALSSLPPACLAVTSPYVRPRPRATLSLRRDADAGGQTPQQAHVSAVGPDKMRVTWITDDDAPATVDYGTASGQYPFSATGTTAVYSYLLYHSGNIHDAVVGPLKPSTTYYYRCSSDTSREFSFRTPPSVLPFTFVIAGDLGQTEWTNSTLQHIAAADYDMLLLPGDLSYADLDQPRWDSYGRLVEPLASARPWMVTEGNHEVEKIPLIERHPFKAYNARWRMPYDAGASPSGSNLYYSFDAAGGAVHVIMLGSYTDYDAGTAQHRWLQADLAGVDRGKTAFVVALVHAPWYNSNKAHQGEGDGMRDAMEALLYGARVDAVFAGHVHAYERFARVYGDKEDQCGAVYVTIGDGGNREGLAEKYIDPQPKTSVFREASFGHGRLQVVNVTHALWTWHRNDDDEPVVADQTWITSLASNPACKK